The region ATTAAAGGTAAACCTAATCTGCTATAAGCTAATAATCAACATATATGGCAAAGAATGTAGTCATCATAGGTGGGGGAGCTGTGGGGATGAGTGTTGCCACTCATCTAAAACGGCATTCCAACCACAATGTTGTGGTTTTTTCATCAGAATCTTACACAGCCTACAGCCAGTGCGGGATGCCTTTTGTATTGGAAGGCAAAATATCTGGTTTTAATGATCTGATAGTAAAGTCGCAGGATGCATTAATGGAAATGGGTATAGAACTTCACCTTGATACTTCGGTCAACATTATCGATAGCAACAACCGGAAAGTCATTTCTGGTATAGGGGTTTTTGATTATGATCATCTGGTAATCAGCACTGGAAGTATACCATTTATTCCGCATATTAAAGGCCGGGAACTAAAAGGTGTATTTACTCTTCATATAATGTCTGATGCCATTGGAATCGATAAATCCCTTAATAATACCAGCCGTGTGTTGATCATCGGTGCCGGAGGGATCGGGGTTGAAATGGCGGCAAGTCTTATGAAAAGAGGACTGGAAACCGTACTGGTTGAAGCTCTTCCCCAGGTACTACCTCTAATACTGGACAATGATATGGCTTCCCTTATCGAGAATTATCTTAATTCCCTGGGGGTCAGGGTAATTACAGGAACACAGGTTGAATCAATAAACGGCTCACAACATGTAGAATCTGTTACAGTTGGGGGAGAGATACTTCTTGCAGAAACAGTGATTGTAGCAACAGGACTTAGACCCAATGTGGATATTGCCGGGGAGGCAGGATTTGATATAGGTCCTACTGGTGGAATCGTGACAGATGGTAGGTTAAGGGTCAGCTACCAGGGTGAATTCCTGGACAATGTATATTCGGGAGGAGAATGCGCCCAGGTAACTGATCTTATTACGGGACAGCCCACAATAAGCAGGCTCGGGTCGGCTGCAAGGCGCATGGCCCGGGTGATCGGTGAGAATCTCAGTGGCAAGATTTCCGATTATCCGTATACATTAAGCCCAAATGTGGTTGCTGTGGGTGATCTGGTGGCCGGCCAGGTTGGAATCACCTCCCATATAGCAAAAGAAAATGATATCAGTGTGGTCAGTGGGAGTTCCAAAGGACTTACCAGGGCAGGTTATTATCCTGGTGCCAGGCCGCTGCATATTAAACTATTGTTCGCCAATGAAAAGCTGGTAGGTGCACAGGTGATCTCTCATGAGGGGGTAAAGGAGAGAATTGACGCATTCAGCCTTGCCATCCGAATGGGTGCTACAGTTGAAGACCTGCTCAGATGGGAGACCTCGTATGCTCCTCCGGTATCAGGTGTTATCGACCCTGTGACTTTTGCAGTGGATGATGCCAGAAAAAAGATGGAATCAACTGCATGATCGCAATTGATGGTTCATTTGGTGAAGGCGGGGGCCAGATCATACGTACGGCAGTAGCCCTGTCTGCAGTCACGGGAAATGATATTTCAATCAATAATATCCGTGAGAACAGACCACAACCAGGCTTAAAAGCCCAACACCTCACAGCTGTCAGGACTGCTGCGGCTTTAACCCATGCAGACGTAACAGGCATGGAATTAGGGTCCAAACAGGTGATTTTCAAGCCAAAAGGCATCTTTGGTGGTCATTATAATGTGGATATCGGGACTGCAGGCAGCATCACATTACTGCTCCAGTGCTTGATGCCTGCTGCTGCCATGTCACCTGAAACTGTCACTCTGGATATAATAGGGGGAACTGATGTAGCCTGGTCGCCGCCAATTGATTACCTGTCCAATGTGCTGCTGCCAGTTCTAACATCAATAGGTCTGGATTGTAGTATTCATCTCCAGAAGAGGGGATATTATCCCAGAGGCGGCGGCAGAGTAAGAGTAGTAATCAATCCATCTAAGTTAACGGGAATTGATATTAAAAAAAGACCATGTAATATTATGGGTACATCGCACAGTTCCAATCTACCAGAACATGTGGTGCAGCACCAGGCCGATTCTGCCGTAGAAGCGCTTGAGAGGGCAGGTTACATATTATCTATTGATCTGGAAACTGCCAATAATGTTTCAACCGGCAGTGGGATCACCCTCTGGTCTGGCAATATAGGTGGATCAGCACTGGGAAGGCGGGGACTCACTGCTGAAAAAGTA is a window of Methanosarcinales archaeon DNA encoding:
- a CDS encoding RNA 3'-terminal phosphate cyclase, which gives rise to MIAIDGSFGEGGGQIIRTAVALSAVTGNDISINNIRENRPQPGLKAQHLTAVRTAAALTHADVTGMELGSKQVIFKPKGIFGGHYNVDIGTAGSITLLLQCLMPAAAMSPETVTLDIIGGTDVAWSPPIDYLSNVLLPVLTSIGLDCSIHLQKRGYYPRGGGRVRVVINPSKLTGIDIKKRPCNIMGTSHSSNLPEHVVQHQADSAVEALERAGYILSIDLETANNVSTGSGITLWSGNIGGSALGRRGLTAEKVGRVAAREIIAELDSGAAVDIYLADQLIPYMGLAGTGSFTSREISKHTSTNIWVVEQFLKIKFKIKTENNLHKVYL
- a CDS encoding FAD-dependent oxidoreductase — encoded protein: MAKNVVIIGGGAVGMSVATHLKRHSNHNVVVFSSESYTAYSQCGMPFVLEGKISGFNDLIVKSQDALMEMGIELHLDTSVNIIDSNNRKVISGIGVFDYDHLVISTGSIPFIPHIKGRELKGVFTLHIMSDAIGIDKSLNNTSRVLIIGAGGIGVEMAASLMKRGLETVLVEALPQVLPLILDNDMASLIENYLNSLGVRVITGTQVESINGSQHVESVTVGGEILLAETVIVATGLRPNVDIAGEAGFDIGPTGGIVTDGRLRVSYQGEFLDNVYSGGECAQVTDLITGQPTISRLGSAARRMARVIGENLSGKISDYPYTLSPNVVAVGDLVAGQVGITSHIAKENDISVVSGSSKGLTRAGYYPGARPLHIKLLFANEKLVGAQVISHEGVKERIDAFSLAIRMGATVEDLLRWETSYAPPVSGVIDPVTFAVDDARKKMESTA